CAACCGGATTGAGAATTTAATGAAAAACCCAACTTTAGCCGATTTAATTGGGGGAATTCAAGCGGTGACGTTAGGAGATGATGAAGCTCGACGTCGGGGTTCTCAAAAAACCGTGTTAGAGCGCAAAGCACCCCCAACCTTTGATATTGCTATTGAAATGTTGGAGCAACAACGCTGGGTTGTGCATGAATCTGTTTCGATGACGATTGATCATCTCTTACGGGGACTGCAACCGACGTTGGAAGTTCGCACGATGAATGATGAGGGTGAAGTTAGTATTTTTCAAGAACGATATACTCCCACGGCTCAAGTTTCTTTGGAGGGACGCGCGGCGATGAAATCCCGTGAGCCGGTGGCGGCAATTCCCGGTATTCGAGGGTTGCGAGGTTCGGGGAAAATGATGCCTGTTCCTACCGAAAGCACGGTATCGGAATCTCAATATTTTGAACAACTCTTAGAACAGTCTTTTTCTGCTGTTACACCCCTACACGCTGATGAAGAATTCCCTTTTATTAAAAATATTGGGGAGGGTTCGTCTTTAAATATTTATCCTTATGGGATTCCTCGCCATCAAATTGAACAGGTGATTCAAACGCTATCTTTACCTGTAATCCTGACGAAGGATATTGATAGTGCAGATCTAGTGTTGGCGTTGCGATCGCATATTCGGAATCAATCCAAGCTGCGACACATGGCAAAAACTCGTCAAGTTCCGATTCATACAATTAAATCAGGAACTGCACCTCAAATTGCACGAGCGTTGAGGCGTTTATTGAACATGGAAGATCCCAGCACCCCGGAAATTGCGGATTTGACTTTGTTTGCGGCGAGTGGTTCTTCTGATGAAATTGAAGCTTTAGAGGAAGCGCGTTTAGCTGTAGAACAAATTGTCATTCCGAAAGGACAACCTGTAGAGTTGCTTCCCCGGTCTCCCCAAGTTAGAAAAATGCAACATGAACTGGTAGAACATTATCGGTTAAAGTCTAATAGTTTTGGGGAAGAACCGAACCGTCGTTTAAGAATTTATCCGGCTTGAATCAGTTATCAGTTATCAGTTATCAGTTATCAGTTGAGGGTTAGTATAATCAATTGGATGTTAGGAAATGAATAATTAGTTAATGACAAGAGGTATTGATGAGTGATGAAGGATTATGTCAAAAAAGCTTGGTTTATGATAAAGCTTATAAATTTGCAATTCGGGTTGTTAATGCTTATAAATATCTGACTCAAAATAAGCAGGAGTGGGTTTTGTCTAAGCAGTTAATTAGAAGTGGTACATCAATCAGTGATCAGTTACCAGTTATCAGTTATCAGTGCAATAATTGGCTAATTCCTTAACTGTTAGCTATTAATTTTTGACTCTTAGTTCTTAACTGATGACTGATAACTATAACCAATAACCAATAACTGATAACCAATAACTGATAACTGATGACTGATAACTGATAACTATATGGAACCAGAACTAATCAAACTTTTTATTCAACTGATTGCAACTCAAACGGGGTTATCTATTCGTTTGCAAGACTATGCTGGATTAGCTCAAAAAATCAAGATGCGAGTTAAAGCTTTAAAGCTACCCAACCCTCAAGCTTACTTAAATTTATTAAGCACCGATACCCCTACAAGTCAACAGGAATGGAAACAATTAATTCCTTTAATTACAACAATTGAGAGTTATTTTTTTCGAGATCAAGGGCAAATTAATCTTCTGCGAAAGGTGATTTTACCCGAATTAATTGCCTCCCGACATCAAACCAAAACCTTAACGCTTTGGAGTGCAGGTTGTTCGACGGGAGAAGAACCCTATACCCTGTCAATTTTGTTGCAACAGTTAATTCCAGATTGGGTGAGTTGGAATATTCATATTTTGG
The nucleotide sequence above comes from Planktothrix serta PCC 8927. Encoded proteins:
- a CDS encoding R3H domain-containing nucleic acid-binding protein, with amino-acid sequence MQITDDLNRLLEIVPDEIRQKLQQHPQRDSLIEIVMDLGRLPEARFPSQAEYLSDTPVSWEDLEHCISQIGEFSGDNRAGLSQTLHRISAIRNRTGKIIGLTCRVGRAIFGKIGMIRDLVETGQSILLLGRPGVGKTTALREITRVLADELEKRVVIIDTSNEIAGDGDVPHPAIGRARRMQVARPELQHQVMIEAVENHMPQVIVIDEIGTELEALAARTIAERGVQLIGTAHGNRIENLMKNPTLADLIGGIQAVTLGDDEARRRGSQKTVLERKAPPTFDIAIEMLEQQRWVVHESVSMTIDHLLRGLQPTLEVRTMNDEGEVSIFQERYTPTAQVSLEGRAAMKSREPVAAIPGIRGLRGSGKMMPVPTESTVSESQYFEQLLEQSFSAVTPLHADEEFPFIKNIGEGSSLNIYPYGIPRHQIEQVIQTLSLPVILTKDIDSADLVLALRSHIRNQSKLRHMAKTRQVPIHTIKSGTAPQIARALRRLLNMEDPSTPEIADLTLFAASGSSDEIEALEEARLAVEQIVIPKGQPVELLPRSPQVRKMQHELVEHYRLKSNSFGEEPNRRLRIYPA
- a CDS encoding four helix bundle protein; translated protein: MSDEGLCQKSLVYDKAYKFAIRVVNAYKYLTQNKQEWVLSKQLIRSGTSISDQLPVISYQCNNWLIP